From the genome of Leptotrichia sp. HSP-342:
AAAAATACTTTTGAATTTTCCAGAATTTTCAAATCTGAAGGTTTTGGCTCAAATAGTTCATGATTCATATTTGGCTGCACAATTGAAATAACTTCAAAATCATCTCCTGCAATTTTTTGAGTAAGCCATCTTAAAGGCGGTACGCTTGTTACAATTTTTTCCTTTGCTCCTGCAGTAATTCCTTGCTCTTTTTTAGTTTCTGATTTATTTCCGCAAGAAAAAATAAACAGAGCTGATAATAAAAGTAACGATAATAATTTTTTCATTTTAATTCCTCCTATATGTATTTTTTTGTAATAAAATAATGAATTTATTAAAAACTTTTCTAGAAAAAGATAAAAACTTAATATTTTCAAATAATTAAAATATAATTTCATTTCTCAAACAGAGTCTAGTATAAATCATAGATTTAATCACAATCGTTGCATTTTCCTTTAAAAATCGAAAGATGTGACAATAGTGAAAAGCCTCGTTTTTTTAATTCGCTTTTTTCTTTTTCTGTTTCTTCATTTGAAAATTCAGGCACGGTTTCAATATGCTTGCAAGAATCACAAATAAAAAAATTGGCATTTTCTTCCTTAAAGTAATATTTTTCATTTTCAAAGTCGAATGAAAAAATATAATTATTTTTCTCTAAAAATTCCAAAGCCCGATAAACTGTCGATAAGTCAAAATCCACTTTTGATTTTAAAAATTTGGCATTTATTGGAGTGTCTGAAGACTGTATAAGATTAAGTATTTGCTGCCTTTTCTTAGTTAATTTCATAATAACATCTCCTAATAATAAAAAACGTTTTTTATTTTGTAAATTTGCAAATCATTCGCAAATATTTTTTATTATATATTAAAAAAACCTATTTGTCAAATGAATAGGTTTTCATATATTTATAGTAAAACTGCTTTAAAACTAAACTTAAAAGGCTATGACTATTTTACTCAAATCCTAAATCTATATAATTTTTAGTAGTTTAATTTTAAATAGGTTTGAGTATATAATAAACTTGAGGTTATACCAACTGAAAAATTATTGTCCTGTGGTTATAATAACTTTTCCATTAGCACTATTTGATTCTAAAAATTTATGTGCCAAAGAAATTTCATCTAATATAAAAATTTTTGCAATTCTTGGCTTTATGCCATGTTTTTCAATAAAATCAAACATTTCTTTTATTGTATCTTTTTTGACAATTGTGCTGTTAAATGAAGTTAGGTAGGATTCTGAAGGGATTTCGTCAAGCGGCTCAAAATTTTTAATTACCCATCCTCCAAGACAGCCTGTCATGCAGACTATTCCACCTTGCTTCACAGATTTTAAAGAATTTTTCAAAGTAGGAGTGCCGATTAAATCAAGAACTTTGTCAACTCCGTCTGGAAAATATTCTTGTAACTGAGTGTCAAAAGTTTCATCTTGAATTAGGACAAAATCTGCTCCTATTTCTTTTAAAAATTCAACTTTAGCCTTACTTCTTGATGTTGCAATCACGGTATTTCCAAAACTTTTGGCAAGCTGAATTGAAGCAAGGGCAACTGAACTTGTTCCGCCACGAATTAACAGAGTGTCAGTGTTTTTTAACTGCAGGCTTTTAAATAAAGAGCCGTAAGCTGTGTAGTATAATTCAGGATATGCTGCAATTTTTATCCAGTCTGTTTCTGAAAGAGTTATCGGATGTACTTGAGAAGATGGTACAAGTGTGTATTCGGCGTAACTTCCGTTAAATTCACGCCCCAAGCCATTCATCATTGTGAAAACTCTATCTCCTTTCTGAAAATGGCTATCAGAAGCATCTTCAATAACGCCAGCACATTCAATTCCAATCACGCGTGGCAATTTCACAGAAGGAGAAAATCCATCTCTAGTAAATATTTCAGCCCGATTTATTCCAAAAGCCTTAATTTTTATAAGAACCCAGCCATTTTTTACTTTTGGAATTTCAATATTTTGAATTTTTAATTCATCAGCAGTACAAGGTTTTTCAAGAACAACAGCTTTCATAGTATTTTTTTTATTTAACATAGTAAAATTCCTTTCTTACTTTTAAATTTTAATTGACAAAAATAATTCTTTATAGTATTATACTATATAGAAATAAAAAGTCAAAAAAATTTTGTTTAGGTTAGGAGGCTATGATGAATAAAAAAGTAAATTTGGGAATATATATAAGCAAAATTAAGCAGACGCACGATAGAATCTTAAATTATATTCTTTCAAAAAGAGAAATTACCGTTTTTAATGGTGAACGTGGGAAAATCTTGCATATACTCTGGGAGAAGGATAATGTAACGTGTAAGGAATTGTCCGAAAAAACGGGGCTTGCGATAAATACGCTTACGCCAATGCTGGATAGGATTGAAAAGGCTGGACTGATAGAAAGAGCACCACATCCTGATGATAGACGGAAAGTGCTGATAAAACTTACAGAATACGCACAAGGCTTTAAAAAAGAATATGAGGAAATTTCTGAAACTATGACAAATTATGTTTATGAGGGATTTTCTCAAGAGGAAATTGAGATGTGTGAAAGATTTTTAGAAAGGATTTCGCAAAATTTAGAGAAAGTTGAAAAGGAAAGAAGCAAGAAATAACGGGAAGGAGAGAATATGAATAAAATTATAGAATTTCAGAATGTAAATAAAGTGTATCCAAATGGAAATGAAGCTGTAAAGGATATGAATTTTTCGATAAATGAAGGAGAATTTATTGTGTTTATCGGAACTTCGGGAAGCGGAAAAACTACAGCTTTGAAAATGATAAATAGGCTGGAGGATGCGACTTCTGGAAAAATAGAAATAAAAGGGAAAAATATTTTTGAATATAATATTCATAAAATGCGTTGGAATATGGGTTATGTCTTACAGCAAGTTGCTTTGTTTCCGCATCTGACAGTAGAAGAAAATATAAGTATAGTGCCTGAACTGAAAGGATGGAAGAAAGAGGAAATAAAGGCAAGGACAGAAGAACTTCTGGAAATGATTGGACTGGAAAGTGAGAAATATTTGAAAAGAATACCGTCTGAACTGTCTGGCGGGGAAGCACAGAGAATCGGAATTGCAAGGGCATTAGCAGGGAATCCTGAAATTATACTTATGGATGAGCCTTTTAGCGCGTTAGATCCAATTACAAGGAAAAGTTTACAGAAAGACATAAAAGAATTGCAGCAGAAAATTAATAAAACAATTGTTTTTGTAACACATGATATTGAAGAAGCCTTTTATCTGGGAGACAGGATTTTTATAATTAAGGATGGGGAAATTCTTCAATCTGGGACGAAATCCGAATTAATTAATAATCCGAAAGATGAATTTGTAAGGGAATTTATCAGTTTGGAGCAAAATAAGAATATTGAAAATGAAATTGATAAAAAAATTATTGAGAAATTAAAGGAAAATGGAGAATATGAGAAACTAATTTTAGAAATAAAAGGAGAAAATAATGAATAATAACTTTTTTCAAGTATTTTATGAGCGTAAAGAGGAGTTTTTCAAGGCTATTATTGAGCATATGCAGATTTCATTTTATGCACTTGTAATTGCTTTAATTATTGCAGTTCCGCTTGGAATTTATTTGACATATAAAAAGAAAATAGCAGAAATAATTATCGGACTTACAGCAGTAATGCAAACAGTTCCATCACTTGCTTTACTTGGACTTCTTATTCCGATAATGGGAATTGGTAGAAAACCAGCAATTACAGCACTTGTAATTTATGCCTTGCTTCCAATTTTACGAAACACATATACAGGAATAAATGGGGTAGATCCAGTATATATGGTAGCTTCAAGGGCTATGGGAATGAATAAGGCACAGCAGCTTTTTAAAATTCAACTGCCACTTGCAATGCCTGTAATTATGGCAGGAATCCGTACAGCAACAGTGCTTATCATTGGAACAGCAACACTTGCTTCGTTGATTGGTGCAGGAGGGCTTGGAAAACTAATTTTGCTTGGACTTGATAGAAACAATATGAACTTAATTTTGCTTGGAGCAATTCCGTCTGCATTGTTAGCGGTTTTATTTGATTTTGTGCTTAAAAAACTGGAAAATAAAAACTGGAAAGTAATTGTAATTTCATTTATAAGTCTATTTATAATATTTTTGGCTGGAAATTTAGTTATGAATAAGCAAAGCAAAAAAGATAAAATTGTAATTTCAGGGAAATTGGGAACAGAGCCGGAAATATTGATAAATATGTATAAATTTCTGATTGAAGCGGAAATGAACGTGGATGTAGAACTAAAATCAGGATTTGGAAATACATCATTTAACTTTAATGCCTTAAAATCAGGAGATGTCGATATTTATCCTGAATTTACAGGAACTGTAGTATTTACATTCCTTAACGAAACGCCAGTAAGCAATATAAAAGACCAAGTTTATGAGCAGGCTAGAAATGGAATCTTGAAAAAATATGATATGGTACTGTTAAAGCCGATGGCATACAATAACACTTATGCAGTTGGGGTTACACAAAAATTTGCAAGTGAAAATAATCTTACAAAAATATCGGATTTGGCACGAGTGAAGGATAAGGCAAAAGTTGGATTTACACGAGAATTTGTTGAAAGGGAAGACGGATACAAAGGAATGAAGAAATTATATAACTTTGAATTTTCAAGTGTGAAGGAATTTGAGCCAAAACTACGTTATGTGGCGGTGCAAAGTGGAGATATAAATGTGATTGACGCTTATTCTACGGATAGTGAGCTGGAGCAGTATAAAATTACAGTTCTGGAAGACGATAAGAATTTATTCCCTCCATATCAGGGAGCTCCTTTAATGAAAAGAGAAACTCTGAAAAAATATCCAAAATTAGAGCAAATCTTAAATAAATTACATAATAAAGTCACAGATGATGAAATGCGTAAAATGAACTTTGAAGTAGGAGTCAATGGAAAAAAAGCTTATGATGTGGCAAAGGAATATTTGATAAAAAATGGAATGATAAAAAAATAGAGAAAAACATATATAAATAAACATAAAAATTATCAAAAAACTCTGTGATAAGTATTTAGAAATATTTATTTTTCTGTCTTTATATATTAAAATAAAATTAATTACACATTATTTTCTAAAAAAATATTGACCATTCTTTTTTGATATTCTATAATGTAATAGAACAAATTTTGAAAAGATTACAATAGTGTGAATATAATAAAACTATTTTAATTAAATATAAGAATTAAGATAATTTTTGAAATTATAGATAGTTTTATATTTAGGAGTTTAGATGTATATTAAAGTAGATTACTGTATTTTATACAATCTATCTGTAAAATAAAAAAGTTTGGACTAAATGATGTACAATAGCCAAACTTTCAATGTGAAATAATTTTTTACTAAAATAATGATCATCACTTAATCTTATAAATAAAAAAATATCACTATAAAATCATGTTTTAGTAAAATTTTATGATTAAAAACAAGAAATTTAAATAATACATTATTATTCTTTGAAAAAATATTGTTTTTACTGATAATATCTTGTAGTTTTTAGATTTTAACTACAAAAAATAAAATAGAAAGGATGATAAAAAGAATGGCAAATGATTTACAGAGTTTACGGAAAGGATTAAAAAGCTTTGCGAAAAGGTGTAAGGATTTTAAGTATACAGAATCTGCATTACTTACGTTTTTATTATGTGGGACAATAGTGTCAAATAATTTATTTTCGGCTGAAGTTAAGAAACAGACAAGTGTTGGAAGTAATACACAAGCATTGAATAATTTTGTTAAAAATGAAAAATTGAAAATAAAAACATCGAGGTCAAGACATAAAAAACTATTAAATGGATTGAATTCAGAATTAATTGAGCTTATGGAACAAGGGGAACATGTAACAAAAAGTCCATGGAGCAGCTGGCAATTTGCAATAAATGAATTTTCTAATGATTGGAATGGAACTTATAAAGGTCGTGGAGATAAAACAGGAGGATTTATTTATGCTAGAGAAGTAGGAAAAGCAAAATATACTCAAAAAACGAATAACAATCGTTATGGAACAACAAGATTAAATTTAATAGATACGGCTGAACCAAAAGTACCAATACATATGAATGCTTCGATAAATCCAAGAGTTCTAACAAAAGGACGGATAACACCACCTGATAAAACAGTGAATGTTCCGACTTTACCAGAAACTGTTGAATTTACACCAGTTAGTCCAAGTATTCCGACAATAACTCCGTCAACAATTACAATCACACCGATTACATTATCAGCAATTTGGAATAGTAGTGGATTGGATACTGTAGGATTGAATAGAGATGTAACAATTCCTGGTAGTTATGATTTACTTCCGACTACAAAAGCAAGAAATCAGACGGATCCTGGTGGGAAGAATTGGAATGGAGCAAGAATAGCAGAAACAATTATGGATATAGGAGGTACTCCAGGAAAAGGCTTTACTATTGCTGCAGGAGTAACTATAAATATACAAAGAGATGGAACAAGAGCTGCAGTTATTGATGCAGGAAATTGGGGACTAAGTACACCACAAACAACATCAGTAACTAATAATGGAAAAATTAATCTTTATAACCAAACTACTGCAGGTCTAGAGGTACAAGGTAATCCACTAGTTGGTGATTTTTCATTGATAAATAATGGAGAAATAATCGGACATGGGAGTAAGCAAGTCGCTTTAACATTGACACCAGAGCAACCAAATGCACACGGAAGTATTCAAACTTTGAAAAATAATACTAAAATTGATATGGCTGGAAGTCAGTCGGTAGGATTAAATATTGTTAATCGAAAACTTTATCAAAGTACAGAGAATGCGGCATTAAATAAAATTTATCCGGGTGGTTTTTATAATGATTTAAAAACAGTAGCAATAAATAGCAGTGGTGCTAAAATAACACTTGGTGGAACAAATAGTTATGGTATTGCTTTTGGAGCATTGGGTCATGATAGTCAATTAACTGAAGGCTCAGTATTTCAAAATTCAGGAGATATAAATGTTAATAATGATAGTTCAGGTGGAATTGCTGTAAAAGCTGCTAAATATTGGGTTGATGTTTCAGGAAAAGATAAAACATTTACGGCGACAGATACTATTTCTGCAACGCTTGAAAATACTTCTACTGGAAAAATTACTGTAAAAGGAACAAATTCATTTGGAATTTATTCTGAAGAGATAAATGGAACAAATCATGGAGCTATAAATATAGAAGGCAGTAAAGATTACTCAATAGCTCTTCGTGCGAATAAAACTGGAACTGTGATACCAACATTAACTAACAATGGTACAGTTTCTATTTCAAGTACTGGAAAGGAAAATATTGGTTTTTATACGAAGAATGCGAAAGTTGTTAATAACGCTGGAAAAACAGTCAGTATAACTGCTGGTCAAAATATTGGAATGGCGGTTTATGGGACTAGTAAGACTGATTATGGAGAAGGAACTAATGCTGGAACGATTACAGCTAATTCGGCTGGATCTATTGGAGTTATAACTTCTAATTATGGGAAAGTAACAAATACAGGAACTATAGGTGTTACTGGTGGAAATACGTCAGATAATAACAAAGGTACTGTTGCGGTAATTGTTGGGAAAAATTCAACGATTGATAGTAGTAATGGAACGATTAATGCAACTGTAACTGATAACAAATCTATTGGGGTTTATTCTGATGGAACATTAAAATTAGGTACTGGAACGATTTCGGCTGATGCAGGAGCGATTAACTATTTTGCTGATAATAATGGAGAAATTGAAGTTGTAAGTGGAAAAACATCTACAGCTACGACTGGTCAAAAATCATTGTTATTTTACAATGGTACAAATGGAACTGGGAAAGTTAAAATAAGTGGGACTTTGAATGCAACAGTTGCTGGTGGGACAGATGCAACTAATAGAGGGACTGCATTTTACTATGTACCAAGTACGACTTCAGCTACTGGAAGTGCGGTTGGATATAATAATACTGTAAATTACGGTGCTTTTGGAGCTTCTGATATTAGTGGTTATTTTGCTACTACTTTTAGTGGAACAATTGCAAATCTTAATTTAACAATGCAAAATGATTCAAGATTGTTTTTAGCTTCAAAAGTTAAGATGAATTTAAGTGATACGAATATTTCATCTGTGCCTGGTGGTCCAACTATAACAGGAAGTAACTATAAAAATTTCATGCTTTATTTAAGTGAAGTTAAAGTAGACAATGCAGTTGATCTTGATAATGCTACAGATCTGTATAATACTTTGGAAATTTCTAATTCATCAATAATTAACCAAAACAAGATAAGCGGAAATGATGACGGTCGTGTTGCAATGGCTCAAGAAAATAAAACAGTATCAAAACCAGCAGTAACTCTAATGAATGACACAGCAGGAACGATTGAACTAAATGGGAAAAATGCGCTTGCAATTTATGCGAAATACGGAAATGTAGTTAATAGAGGGCAAATTACGCTAAATGGAAAGGATTCGACAGGACTTTACGGTGTTGAAAACTCAAAAGTAATTAATGAATCAACTGGAAAAATTACATTAGACGGTGAATCTGGAGCTGCAATGTACTATACAAATACATCTGCAACTAAATTAACTTCTGAAATAATGCAAAATGATGGAACAATTGATGGAGAAAGTGATTCTTCAATCGGAATGATTTACGATGCAGGAAAATTAGATGCGTCAGTTTCAAGTGGAACAGCAACATTAGTAAAAAATACAGGAACAATCTCACTAACAGGAGATAAAAATGTAGGAATCTTTACAAAACCAGATACATTAAACAAAGGGTATGTAACTGAAAATAGTGGAAATATTATATTAACAGGAGATTCTGCAACATTAAGTAATCCAAATGTTGGAATTTATACAACTGGAAAAAACAATACAATTAAAACGAATGCAGGCTCTAAAATTGAGACAGGAGCGAAAACAGTTGGAATATTTGGATATGCAGTGGAAAACTCTGGAGATATAACAGTTGGAAGTGGTGGAGTTGCAATTTATTCACAAAATGGTGATATTGCATTAAGTGATGGAACGATAAAAACTGGAAATGATGAGGCTGTAGGACTTTATTTGGTGGGAGAAAATCAAAATGCTCATGTCAATGTCAATGCAAAATTTGATCTTGGAGATAATTCATTTGGAATTGTAAATGCCAACGCAACTGGAAATAACTATATTACGAGTAGTGCGACAAGTGTTGAATTAGGAAGTAGAGCTGTTTACGCATATTCAGCTGATAAACTTGGAGTAATTGCCAATTACACAGATATTAGTACAAAAAATGCAACAAGTAGAGAAAACTTTGGTATTTATTCATCAGGAAGAGTTGATAATCATGGAAATATTAACTTTGAGAACGGTATTGGAAATGTCGGAATTTATGTAACTGGAACAGATGGGAAAGCCTTTAACTTAAATGGTGGAACAATAACAATAAGTAAATCTGATGTTGTTGGAAACAATTATTCAATAGGAATGGCAGCTAAAAATGGTGCAGTTGCTGAAAATGAAGGAATAATCAATGTTACAGGTGACAATGGAATTGGAATGT
Proteins encoded in this window:
- a CDS encoding Fur family transcriptional regulator, with amino-acid sequence MKLTKKRQQILNLIQSSDTPINAKFLKSKVDFDLSTVYRALEFLEKNNYIFSFDFENEKYYFKEENANFFICDSCKHIETVPEFSNEETEKEKSELKKRGFSLLSHLSIFKGKCNDCD
- a CDS encoding zinc-binding alcohol dehydrogenase family protein, whose product is MLNKKNTMKAVVLEKPCTADELKIQNIEIPKVKNGWVLIKIKAFGINRAEIFTRDGFSPSVKLPRVIGIECAGVIEDASDSHFQKGDRVFTMMNGLGREFNGSYAEYTLVPSSQVHPITLSETDWIKIAAYPELYYTAYGSLFKSLQLKNTDTLLIRGGTSSVALASIQLAKSFGNTVIATSRSKAKVEFLKEIGADFVLIQDETFDTQLQEYFPDGVDKVLDLIGTPTLKNSLKSVKQGGIVCMTGCLGGWVIKNFEPLDEIPSESYLTSFNSTIVKKDTIKEMFDFIEKHGIKPRIAKIFILDEISLAHKFLESNSANGKVIITTGQ
- a CDS encoding MarR family winged helix-turn-helix transcriptional regulator is translated as MMNKKVNLGIYISKIKQTHDRILNYILSKREITVFNGERGKILHILWEKDNVTCKELSEKTGLAINTLTPMLDRIEKAGLIERAPHPDDRRKVLIKLTEYAQGFKKEYEEISETMTNYVYEGFSQEEIEMCERFLERISQNLEKVEKERSKK
- a CDS encoding ABC transporter ATP-binding protein, which codes for MNKIIEFQNVNKVYPNGNEAVKDMNFSINEGEFIVFIGTSGSGKTTALKMINRLEDATSGKIEIKGKNIFEYNIHKMRWNMGYVLQQVALFPHLTVEENISIVPELKGWKKEEIKARTEELLEMIGLESEKYLKRIPSELSGGEAQRIGIARALAGNPEIILMDEPFSALDPITRKSLQKDIKELQQKINKTIVFVTHDIEEAFYLGDRIFIIKDGEILQSGTKSELINNPKDEFVREFISLEQNKNIENEIDKKIIEKLKENGEYEKLILEIKGENNE
- a CDS encoding ABC transporter permease/substrate-binding protein, with protein sequence MNNNFFQVFYERKEEFFKAIIEHMQISFYALVIALIIAVPLGIYLTYKKKIAEIIIGLTAVMQTVPSLALLGLLIPIMGIGRKPAITALVIYALLPILRNTYTGINGVDPVYMVASRAMGMNKAQQLFKIQLPLAMPVIMAGIRTATVLIIGTATLASLIGAGGLGKLILLGLDRNNMNLILLGAIPSALLAVLFDFVLKKLENKNWKVIVISFISLFIIFLAGNLVMNKQSKKDKIVISGKLGTEPEILINMYKFLIEAEMNVDVELKSGFGNTSFNFNALKSGDVDIYPEFTGTVVFTFLNETPVSNIKDQVYEQARNGILKKYDMVLLKPMAYNNTYAVGVTQKFASENNLTKISDLARVKDKAKVGFTREFVEREDGYKGMKKLYNFEFSSVKEFEPKLRYVAVQSGDINVIDAYSTDSELEQYKITVLEDDKNLFPPYQGAPLMKRETLKKYPKLEQILNKLHNKVTDDEMRKMNFEVGVNGKKAYDVAKEYLIKNGMIKK
- a CDS encoding autotransporter-associated N-terminal domain-containing protein, which gives rise to MANDLQSLRKGLKSFAKRCKDFKYTESALLTFLLCGTIVSNNLFSAEVKKQTSVGSNTQALNNFVKNEKLKIKTSRSRHKKLLNGLNSELIELMEQGEHVTKSPWSSWQFAINEFSNDWNGTYKGRGDKTGGFIYAREVGKAKYTQKTNNNRYGTTRLNLIDTAEPKVPIHMNASINPRVLTKGRITPPDKTVNVPTLPETVEFTPVSPSIPTITPSTITITPITLSAIWNSSGLDTVGLNRDVTIPGSYDLLPTTKARNQTDPGGKNWNGARIAETIMDIGGTPGKGFTIAAGVTINIQRDGTRAAVIDAGNWGLSTPQTTSVTNNGKINLYNQTTAGLEVQGNPLVGDFSLINNGEIIGHGSKQVALTLTPEQPNAHGSIQTLKNNTKIDMAGSQSVGLNIVNRKLYQSTENAALNKIYPGGFYNDLKTVAINSSGAKITLGGTNSYGIAFGALGHDSQLTEGSVFQNSGDINVNNDSSGGIAVKAAKYWVDVSGKDKTFTATDTISATLENTSTGKITVKGTNSFGIYSEEINGTNHGAINIEGSKDYSIALRANKTGTVIPTLTNNGTVSISSTGKENIGFYTKNAKVVNNAGKTVSITAGQNIGMAVYGTSKTDYGEGTNAGTITANSAGSIGVITSNYGKVTNTGTIGVTGGNTSDNNKGTVAVIVGKNSTIDSSNGTINATVTDNKSIGVYSDGTLKLGTGTISADAGAINYFADNNGEIEVVSGKTSTATTGQKSLLFYNGTNGTGKVKISGTLNATVAGGTDATNRGTAFYYVPSTTSATGSAVGYNNTVNYGAFGASDISGYFATTFSGTIANLNLTMQNDSRLFLASKVKMNLSDTNISSVPGGPTITGSNYKNFMLYLSEVKVDNAVDLDNATDLYNTLEISNSSIINQNKISGNDDGRVAMAQENKTVSKPAVTLMNDTAGTIELNGKNALAIYAKYGNVVNRGQITLNGKDSTGLYGVENSKVINESTGKITLDGESGAAMYYTNTSATKLTSEIMQNDGTIDGESDSSIGMIYDAGKLDASVSSGTATLVKNTGTISLTGDKNVGIFTKPDTLNKGYVTENSGNIILTGDSATLSNPNVGIYTTGKNNTIKTNAGSKIETGAKTVGIFGYAVENSGDITVGSGGVAIYSQNGDIALSDGTIKTGNDEAVGLYLVGENQNAHVNVNAKFDLGDNSFGIVNANATGNNYITSSATSVELGSRAVYAYSADKLGVIANYTDISTKNATSRENFGIYSSGRVDNHGNINFENGIGNVGIYVTGTDGKAFNLNGGTITISKSDVVGNNYSIGMAAKNGAVAENEGIINVTGDNGIGMYASGPGSKVINKATGVINLSGDSTIGMYLDDYAVGENYGTIQTTPNSTGEGIMGVYALNNAVIKNYGTIRINAVDGVGVYVGRNAELEGNTSTNDISATGTDSEHIYRTSRTDTSKGVKGIRFSLPHLGSLTADVIRNDVNVTPTLVDTDIATPSPNYVHLAAGDINLNTFDPLFTQNNGGGSSIGMYVDTSGVRYTNPIQGLENLTRLRKINLIFGIEATQYTDSKDIQIGNNIIAPYNAAIMSVSHVNPAAKWEIFSSSLLWIATATQNPDQTIANVYLSKIPFNSFAEDGDIDNYNFLTGLEEKEALKDVTERKIFNKLNGLGKGEAHILAQAVDEMKGHQYSNIQQRIYETGNTLSKEFKYLQEEWRNPSKQSNKIKAFGNKGELKTNTAGVIDYTNNAYGVAYVHEDEAIKLGNSSGWYAGVANNQFKLKDIGHSRENQTMIKAGIFKTMAPKQDHNGSLTWRISAETFAGRGNMKRKYWVVDDTYEAKGDYNIYGVALKNEIGKTIRTTEKTSIRPYGLLNMEYGKYSNIKESGPMALEIKGNDYFSVKPEAGLAFNFKQTLGARSNLKINVTAAYENELGKLNNVQNKARFRGTQSEYYNLHGDKENRKGNGKFDLNLGWDNTLFGITVNAGYDTTGKNFRSGIGFRAIY